The following is a genomic window from Amycolatopsis cihanbeyliensis.
GGTTGGTCCGCGGGCCCCACGGTGAGCCAGCGGAACCTGCCGTCCATCTTCATGTCCGCGCGCACCTGGAAGCCGAGCTTCTCGGTGTAGAACTCCCTGGCGGAATCGTAGTCCAGCACGTAGATACCCGCGTGCGACAGCCTCTTGATCATCGTGCTCCCTCGTCTCTCGATGCTGGGAGCAACGCTATTCGGCGGCGGGGTCGGGCGGCTTATCCGAGAGTACGGAATCCGGCGGCGCCGGCCTGGTCCACATCATCAGGTAGCAACCGGGGATCGGCGGCGGCCCGGACCGGCGCGTGGCCGCCCGGTACGCCGTGGGGGACATGCCCACCAGTTCGGAGAACCGGCGGCTGAAGGTGCCGAGGCTGGCGAAGCCGACCAGCATGCAGATCTCGGTGACCGTCAGGTTCGCGCTGCGCAGCAGGTCCTGCGCCCGCTCGATCCGCCTGCGGGTGAGGTAGGCCATCGGCGACTCCCCGTAAGCCGCCGCGAACGAGTGAATGAAGTGCGACCGGGAACATCCGGCCACCGCCGCCACCTGGCTGACCTCCAGCGGCTGGTCGTAGCGCGCGTCCATCCAGTCCTTGGCCCTCCGCAGATGGGCCACCGCCGGCGCCCGGCCGGGCATCGCTAGTGCGCCGCCTCGTTCCAGGAGCGGCCGAAGCCCACCGAGACCTCCAGTGGTACGGCCAGCTCGTAGGCGGCGCCCATCGCCTCGCGCACCAGGCCCTCCACCTCGGCCCGCTCGCCGTCGACCACCTCGAGCACCAGCTCGTCGTGCACCTGCAGCAGTACCCGGCTACCCGCCTTCGCCTCGCTGAGCGCATGGTGCACCTTGAGCATGGCGACCTTGATGATGTCCGCCGCGCTGCCCTGGATGGGCGCGTTCAGCGCCATCCGCTCGGCCATCTCCCTACGCTGCCTGTTGTCGCTGTTCAGGTCGGGCAGGTACCGGCGGCGCCCGAAGATCGTCTCGGTGTAGCCGACCTTGCCTGCCTGCTCGACCACGGTGTGCAGGTAGTCGCGCACCCCGCCGAACCGGGAGAAGTAGGCATCCATCTGCGCCTTGGCTTCCTCGGTGGAGATCCGCAACTGCTGGGCGAGGCCGTAGGCGGACAGCCCGTAGGCCAGCCCGTAGGACATGGCCTTCACCCGGTACCGCAGCTCCGGGGTCACCTCCCCGGGCTCGATGCCGAACGCCCGCGAGGCCACGTAGGTGTGCAGGTCCTCGCCGGTGTTGAACGCCTCGATCAGACCCTCGTCCCCGGACAGGTGCGCCATGATCCGCATCTCGATCTGGCTGTAGTCCGCGGTCATCAGCTCGGCATAGCCGTCGCCGACCACGAACGCGTCCCTGATCCGCCTGCCTTCCTCGGTCCGTACCGGGATGTTCTGCAGGTTGGGGTCCACCGAGGACAACCGCCCGGTGGCCGCGACGGTCTGCTGCAGTGTGGTGTGGATACGTCCGTCCCCGGCCACCGACTTGATCAGGCCCTCGACGGTGGTCCGCAGCCGGGTCGCGTCCCGGTGCTCGAGCAGGTGCTGCAGGAACGGGTGCTCGGTCTTCTCGTACAGCGTCTGCAGCGCCTCGGCATCGGTGGTGTAGCCGGTCTTGGTGCGCTTGGTCTTCGGCATGGCCAGCTCGTCGAACAGCACGACCTGCAACTGCTTGGGCGAGCCGAGGTTGATCTGCTTGCCGATCACGCCGTAGGCATCGTCGGCCGCCTGCTTCACCCGCGCCGCGTAGTGCGCCTCGAGCTCGGTGAGCTGGTCGGTGTCCACCGCGATGCCCGCGGTCTCCAACTCGGTGATGACCTCGAGCAACGGCAGCTCCAGGTCATCCAGCAGGCGCGAGCCATCCATCTTCCCGAGCTCCTCGACCAGCGCCGAGCCCAGCTCGGCCACGGCGCGGGCCCGGACCAGCTCGGCCCGCACCAGCTGGGCGTCCCCGTCCTCGGGTCCACTGCCCTCGGAGTCCAGCAGGGACAGCTGTCCCTCGCCCGCGCCCGCCTCGGACCGCAGCTCACGCTGCAGGTAGCGCAGCACCAGGTCGTCCAGTTCGAACGAGCGCTGGCCGGGACGGACCAGGTAGGCGGCGAGCTCGGTGTCCATGGACAACCCCGCGACGGTCCAGCCACGGGCCCTCGCCGCGTGCAGCGGGATCTTCAACGCGTGGCCGACCTTGGGTATCGCGCGGTTGGCGAGCCAATCGGTGAGGGCGTACTCGTCCGCCTCGTCCACGGCGGTGACATCCACGAA
Proteins encoded in this region:
- a CDS encoding AraC family transcriptional regulator codes for the protein MAHLRRAKDWMDARYDQPLEVSQVAAVAGCSRSHFIHSFAAAYGESPMAYLTRRRIERAQDLLRSANLTVTEICMLVGFASLGTFSRRFSELVGMSPTAYRAATRRSGPPPIPGCYLMMWTRPAPPDSVLSDKPPDPAAE
- the polA gene encoding DNA polymerase I, producing the protein MSPTENTTVANTTAPTPTGEATRLLLIDGHSMAYRAFFAVPADRFRTTTGQVTNAVFGFTSMLINLLRDEAPTHLAVAFDVSRQTFRSEAFADYKATRTATPDDFKGQVDLIKDVLAVLGIPILTKDGYEADDIIATLTTLAGADHQVLICTGDRDALQLVNEAVTVLYPKKGVSDLVRFNPDAVRDKYGLSPSQYPDFAALRGDPSDNLPGIPGVGEKTAAKWIKQFGTLGELVDRIDEVKGKVGDALRAHVDAVLLNRQLTELVRDVPLEATPDDLELQPWDRDAVHRLFDELEFRVLRDRLFATLSSAEPEADEGFQVSGVALQPGTVAGWLGAHAGGDKPVGLSFRTTGMSVHSDFQSITLAAPDGEGAFVDVTAVDEADEYALTDWLANRAIPKVGHALKIPLHAARARGWTVAGLSMDTELAAYLVRPGQRSFELDDLVLRYLQRELRSEAGAGEGQLSLLDSEGSGPEDGDAQLVRAELVRARAVAELGSALVEELGKMDGSRLLDDLELPLLEVITELETAGIAVDTDQLTELEAHYAARVKQAADDAYGVIGKQINLGSPKQLQVVLFDELAMPKTKRTKTGYTTDAEALQTLYEKTEHPFLQHLLEHRDATRLRTTVEGLIKSVAGDGRIHTTLQQTVAATGRLSSVDPNLQNIPVRTEEGRRIRDAFVVGDGYAELMTADYSQIEMRIMAHLSGDEGLIEAFNTGEDLHTYVASRAFGIEPGEVTPELRYRVKAMSYGLAYGLSAYGLAQQLRISTEEAKAQMDAYFSRFGGVRDYLHTVVEQAGKVGYTETIFGRRRYLPDLNSDNRQRREMAERMALNAPIQGSAADIIKVAMLKVHHALSEAKAGSRVLLQVHDELVLEVVDGERAEVEGLVREAMGAAYELAVPLEVSVGFGRSWNEAAH